DNA from Aliarcobacter skirrowii CCUG 10374:
TAGTTATAGTTTTCATAGGCTTATTTCTATCTATTTTTGAAACAACTTTTTGTCTAATTCCATCACAATTTATATATGTACCGCTTTTTTCATAAAAAGATGCAACACCTAAAGCTATATTTGATTTTGCTATTGTTAAACAGTTATGAGAGAATAAAGATATTACTTTTTTATCTTTTAATGCCTCTAAATTATTTTCAAAATAACTATTTTCTATAATAAATATAGTTTTTGAGCTATTTAAAGCTGATTCAAAATACTCTTTAGTTTCATCTATATTTAACTCTTTAAATGAGGCTCTATTTGCACTTTTATCTGCTTTTCTTAAATAATCATCAGCAAAACTCTCATCATAAGTGTTTGGAGAGTAAGCACTTAATTTTATATTCAATTTTTCACACAATTTTTTACAATTTGCCATCTCTTCGTAAGATAGATTTGGACTTAAAAGCATTAAAATATCTTTTGAAGTAGATAACTCTTTGAAGATATTTGCAATAGTATTTGAAATGTTTGATTCACTATTATTTATTAAAGCTGTTTCGAATCTATTATTTGATTCATTATGATAAGACAATCTTCCCTCATCACACATAAACCAACCATTTACTGCCTTATTTACTCTAGGTCTAAATCTATAAATCATATCATCTTTATATTTCTCTTTTCTATGATCTACATTTATATTACACCCTTTCGAACAACCATTACAAATAGCCTCAAAACTTTGTAAAAACCAAACTCTTTGTTTAAATCTAAAATCCTTGCTTGTTAATGCTCCAACTGGACATAAATCAACAACATTCATAGCATAAGGATTATTAAGTGGCTTTCCAGGGAAAGTTCCAATTACAGAGTGATCAGTTCTACTAATTACACCTAACTCACCTGTTTTTGTAATATCTTTACAAAATCTCACACATCTAAGACATAAAACACATCTCTCTTGATCTAGCATTACATTTGAACCCAAATCAACTCTTTTGTCTGCGTTATTTTTATAATCAAGATTTACTCTTGAAGCATAAAATCCAGATTCCATATAGTAATCTTGAAGTTTACACTCTCCTGCTTGGTCACATGTAGGACAGTCAATTGGATGATTTATAAGTTCAAGTTCTAATATATCACGTCTAACTTTTTCAATATTTGAACCCTTTGTTCTTACAACCATTCCATCTTTTATTGGTGTATCACATGCAATTTGAGGTCTTTTTTGACCCTCTATTTCAACCATACACATTCTACAATTTCCATCTTTTCCCAACGCTTGATGATAACAAAAGTGAGGGATATGGATTTTCTCATCCAATAATTTATCAATCAACAAGCTACCTTTAGTAGCTTGAAATTGAACTCCATTAATTGTTATACTAACTTGATCAGCCATAAATTCATATCCCCTTATTATTTATTTACCTGTATATAATTGTCTTGGTCTAGCAATTTTATGTTTTGGATCTCTTTTGAACTCTGCCCATTGAGCAATCCATCCTGGAGTTCTTCCTATAACAAATATTGGTGTAAACATCTCTACTGGAATTTTAAGTGCTGTTAATATAACTCCTGAATAAAAATCAATATTTGGATATAGACCTCTTTCTTTAAAGTAATCATCACTTAAAGCTGCTTCTTCAACTGCTGTTGCAATATCAATAAGTTTTGAATCAAGATTTAATTTCTCTCTTAATTTACCTTGTAAATCTCTTAGAGTATCTGCTCTTGGATCTCTGTTTTTATAAACTCTATGTCCAAACCCCATAAGTCTAAATGGATCATTTTTATCTTTTGCTTTAGCTATAAATGAAGGTACATTTTTAATATCACCAATCATTCTTAGTTGATCCATAACCTTTTCATTTGCTCCACCATGAGCCGCTCCCCAAAGTGCTGAAATACCAGAAGCTATTGCAACATATGGATGAGCCTCAGTTGATCCAACATTTCTAACTGTTGTTGTAGAAGCATTTTGTTCATGATCTGCATGAAGTGTTAAAATAGCATCAAGTGCATCAACTTCTATTTGAGTAATCTCTTGATTTTTACCATTTCCTAAATATTTCATTTTCCCACCTGGATATGCTCTTAGCATATATAAGAAGTTTTCTGTGAAATATCTATTTATATCTGGATAAATTAGTGGTGTTCCAATTGAGTTTCTATAAGCCATTGCTGCAATTGTAGGCATTTTTGCCATAATTCTATTTTGCATTGTTCTATACTCATCTTCATCTTCTAAATGTAAATGATCTTTATAAAATGCAGATAGAGCCATTGTTGCAGATGCCATTGTTGCCATTGGGTGTGCTCCATCTGGAAGTGCATCAAATAGTCTAATAATTCCCTCATCAACAAAAGATCTATGTCTTATCTCTAAATCAAGATTTTTTGACTCATCTTTTGTTGGTAATCTTCCATTCATCAGTAGATATGATACATCTAAGAATGAGTGTTTACCAGCTAAATCAGCAATATCAATTCCTCTATATTTTAGTTCAGAGTTCTCACCATCAATAAAAGTAATTTTTGACTCACAAGCCGCTGTTGAAGTATATCCTGGGTCAAATGTAAACATTCCAGAGTCTTTATAAAAAGTAGAAATATCTACAACACTTGGTCCTCTTGTACCATCAATAATATTGTACTCATAAGATTTACCAGTTCTGTTATCTGTAAAAGTCATTGTATTTTTTGCCATTTGTTCTCCTTAGTTTTGATTATTTTTAATATAAGCGTCAAATTCGCTTCTAAACTTTTTAATAATACTTGCAATAATATCTTTAACAGCTGGTGCAAAAACACAAACTGTTTTTCCATTCATTGTTTCACACACATCTAAAATAGTTTGTAGATCATTTGAAGTTCCACAACCTTCTAATATATCTCTTATAATTTTATCAATCCAACCACAACCCTCTCTACAAGGTGTACATTGTCCACAAGATTCGTGATGATAAAACTCAATAATATTTTTAGCAACATCAACCATACATGCACTATCATCAATTACAATCATACCTCCTGTACCTAAAGTTGAACCTATATCCCACATTGATTCATAATCTAATACAGCTTTTTCTACTTCTTCAGCTGTTAGTATTGGACATGATGTTCCACCTGGAATAACTGCTTTTAACTTTTTACCCTCAAGCATCCCACCACCAACTTCATTTAAGAAATCAATCATTTTATTTCCATATTGAAGTTCATAAACACCTGGGTTTTTAACAGGTCCTGATATTGCAAAAAGCATAGTTCCTGGAGATTTTGGTGTACCATATTTTGTATAACCCTCTGCTCCATTTTCAACTATATTTGGTACAGATGATATAGTTTCAACATTATTTACTGTTGCTGGATTATCATAAAACCACTCACACTCTTTTCCGTGAGGTTTAAGTCTTGGATGTCCTCTTTTTCCTTCAAGTGATTCAATAAGTGCAGATTTCTCTCCACAAATATATGCTCCTCCACCTCTATGAACTGTAATATCAACTTTAAAATCATATTTATCCATGATTTTATCACCAATAATTTTTGCTTTATAAGCCTCTTGAATAGCTTCATTTAATCTATCAATAAAAAACTTATACTCACCTCTTATATAAATATAAGCATGATTTGCTTGAATCGCCCAACAAGTACAGATAATTCCTTCTATTAAAAGGTGTGGGTCATATTGGAAAATTTGTCTATCTTTAAAAGTTCCTGGTTCACTCTCATCCCCATTTACTATTAGATATCTTGGTCTTCCATCAACTGGTGGCATAAGTTCCCATTTTGGTCCACAAGCAGCTCCTCCTCCACCTTTTCCTCTAAGCCCTGATGCAGTAACTTCAGCAGTAACTTCTTCAGGTTTCATAGTAAAAAGTTTATCAATAGAAGAGTATCTTCCATTTGCAAGGGCAACTTCAAGTTTGTGTGAATTTGGGATATCAAAATTTTTACTTACTATTTTAGTTATCATTTTTGCACTCCCAAATTATTTTCTCTAACTTCTCTTTTGTTAATTTTCCATGATAAACATTGTTTAATGCAATCATTGGAGCATCTCCACAAGCACCTTGACACTCAACTTCACTAAAAGTAAAAAGTCCATCAGCACTTGTTTGACCAGGTTCAAGCCCTAAAGTCTCTTTTATATAAGCTTTAAGTTCTCTTGCACCCATTAACATACAAGATACTGTTTTACACAGTTCAATATGATATTTACCTTTTGGTTTTAAGTTAAACATTGTATAAAAAGTTGCTACTTCATATACTTGCATAGGACTTTTTCCTACTCTTGAAGCTACATAAACCATAGCTTCAGGACTTACCCAACCTTCTTGCTCTTGAACTAACCAAAGTGCTGGTAACATACAAGAGTCAATTTTTGGATATCTTGAAACATACTCTTGAAATTTTTCTTCATTTTGCGGTGTATATTTAAAACTACTCATTATCTATCAAACTCCCCAGCAATAAAATTCAAACTAGCCATTGTAACAACAGCATCTGCAAGCATTGTACCTTCAACAATTTTTGAATAAGCTGCAAGTGAGTAAAAACATGGTGGTCTACATTTTACTTTATAAGGTCTTCCACTTCCATCACTTACAATAAAAAATCCCAACTCACCATTTGTAGCCTCTGTTGAGCTATAGTATTCACCTTTTGGAACCATAATTCCTTCAAATGTAAGCTTAAATTGATTCATTAAACCTTCAATATTTCCATAAACATCTTTTTTAAGTGGTAAAACAGCATTTGGGGCATATACATTTATTGCACCATCTGGAAGATTTTTCATAGCTTGTCTAATAATTTTAATTGATTGAGTAATCTCTTCAAATCTACACATCATTCTGTCATAAACATCTCCATGACTTCCAACAACTACATCAAAATCAAAGTTTTCATATCCATAATATGGCTTATCTTTTCTTAAATCGTGTGCAACACCAGTTGCTCTT
Protein-coding regions in this window:
- a CDS encoding 2Fe-2S iron-sulfur cluster-binding protein, which gives rise to MADQVSITINGVQFQATKGSLLIDKLLDEKIHIPHFCYHQALGKDGNCRMCMVEIEGQKRPQIACDTPIKDGMVVRTKGSNIEKVRRDILELELINHPIDCPTCDQAGECKLQDYYMESGFYASRVNLDYKNNADKRVDLGSNVMLDQERCVLCLRCVRFCKDITKTGELGVISRTDHSVIGTFPGKPLNNPYAMNVVDLCPVGALTSKDFRFKQRVWFLQSFEAICNGCSKGCNINVDHRKEKYKDDMIYRFRPRVNKAVNGWFMCDEGRLSYHNESNNRFETALINNSESNISNTIANIFKELSTSKDILMLLSPNLSYEEMANCKKLCEKLNIKLSAYSPNTYDESFADDYLRKADKSANRASFKELNIDETKEYFESALNSSKTIFIIENSYFENNLEALKDKKVISLFSHNCLTIAKSNIALGVASFYEKSGTYINCDGIRQKVVSKIDRNKPMKTITTIIEDIKYMIEKGTI
- a CDS encoding citrate synthase produces the protein MAKNTMTFTDNRTGKSYEYNIIDGTRGPSVVDISTFYKDSGMFTFDPGYTSTAACESKITFIDGENSELKYRGIDIADLAGKHSFLDVSYLLMNGRLPTKDESKNLDLEIRHRSFVDEGIIRLFDALPDGAHPMATMASATMALSAFYKDHLHLEDEDEYRTMQNRIMAKMPTIAAMAYRNSIGTPLIYPDINRYFTENFLYMLRAYPGGKMKYLGNGKNQEITQIEVDALDAILTLHADHEQNASTTTVRNVGSTEAHPYVAIASGISALWGAAHGGANEKVMDQLRMIGDIKNVPSFIAKAKDKNDPFRLMGFGHRVYKNRDPRADTLRDLQGKLREKLNLDSKLIDIATAVEEAALSDDYFKERGLYPNIDFYSGVILTALKIPVEMFTPIFVIGRTPGWIAQWAEFKRDPKHKIARPRQLYTGK
- the nuoF gene encoding NADH-quinone oxidoreductase subunit NuoF, yielding MITKIVSKNFDIPNSHKLEVALANGRYSSIDKLFTMKPEEVTAEVTASGLRGKGGGGAACGPKWELMPPVDGRPRYLIVNGDESEPGTFKDRQIFQYDPHLLIEGIICTCWAIQANHAYIYIRGEYKFFIDRLNEAIQEAYKAKIIGDKIMDKYDFKVDITVHRGGGAYICGEKSALIESLEGKRGHPRLKPHGKECEWFYDNPATVNNVETISSVPNIVENGAEGYTKYGTPKSPGTMLFAISGPVKNPGVYELQYGNKMIDFLNEVGGGMLEGKKLKAVIPGGTSCPILTAEEVEKAVLDYESMWDIGSTLGTGGMIVIDDSACMVDVAKNIIEFYHHESCGQCTPCREGCGWIDKIIRDILEGCGTSNDLQTILDVCETMNGKTVCVFAPAVKDIIASIIKKFRSEFDAYIKNNQN
- the nuoE gene encoding complex I 24 kDa subunit family protein, with the translated sequence MSSFKYTPQNEEKFQEYVSRYPKIDSCMLPALWLVQEQEGWVSPEAMVYVASRVGKSPMQVYEVATFYTMFNLKPKGKYHIELCKTVSCMLMGARELKAYIKETLGLEPGQTSADGLFTFSEVECQGACGDAPMIALNNVYHGKLTKEKLEKIIWECKNDN